Proteins from one Triticum aestivum cultivar Chinese Spring chromosome 7A, IWGSC CS RefSeq v2.1, whole genome shotgun sequence genomic window:
- the LOC123150989 gene encoding perakine reductase: MEQSQMARVKLGTQGLEVSKIGFGCMGLTGVYNDPVPEDAGVAVIRRAFDAGVTFFDTADAYGPHTNEVLLGKALRQVPRERVQVATKCGIAGFDAGGMLVKGTPEYVRTCCEASLERLAMDYVDLYFQHRIDQSVPIEETMGELKKLVEEGKVKYVGLSEASADTIRRAHAVHPITAVQMEWSLWTRDIEEDIIPLCRELGIGVVPYSPLGRGFFAGRAAVESLPSGSLLSKHPRYTGENLEKNKVLYTRLEMLSTKYGCTPAQLALAWVLHQGDDVVPIPGTTKLKNLDDNIEAVKVKLSKEDLEEISAAFPASEVAGSRIIGILEPYSWRVANTPPLK; this comes from the exons ATGGAGCAGAGCCAGATGGCCAGAGTGAAGCTTGGCACGCAGGGCCTCGAG GTGTCCAAGATCGGGTTCGGATGCATGGGCCTCACCGGGGTGTACAACGATCCGGTGCCGGAGGATGCTGGCGTCGCCGTCATACGGCGCGCCTTCGACGCCGGCGTCACCTTCTTCGACACCGCCGATGCTTATGGCCCACACACCAACGAGGTCCTGCTCGGAAAG GCACTGAGGCAAGTGCCTCGTGAAAGGGTTCAAGTGGCCACCAAGTGTGGCATCGCAGGATTCGACGCCGGTGGCATGCTTGTGAAGGGCACTCCAGAGTACGTGCGCACATGTTGCGAAGCAAGCCTCGAGCGCCTGGCCATGGACTACGTCGACCTATATTTCCAGCATCGCATCGACCAGTCAGTGCCTATAGAGGAAACT ATGGGGGAACTGAAGAAGTTGGTTGAAGAAGGGAAAGTCAAGTATGTTGGCTTGTCTGAGGCTAGTGCTGATACCATTAGACGGGCACACGCGGTTCATCCGATCACCGCAGTGCAGATGGAGTGGTCACTGTGGACCAGGGATATAGAGGAAGATATTATACCACTATGCAG GGAGCTTGGCATCGGAGTTGTTCCATACAGCCCACTTGGCCGTGGTTTCTTTGCTGGCAGGGCAGCCGTAGAGAGCTTACCATCAGGGAGTTTACTG TCCAAACATCCTCGGTATACTGGAGAAAACCTGGAGAAGAATAAAGTTCTGTATACACGACTCGAAATGTTGTCCACCAAGTATGGCTGCACACCTGCTCAACTTGCTCTTGCCTGGGTTCTTCATCAAGGGGATGATGTCGTTCCAATCCCTG GAACAACAAAACTGAAgaaccttgatgataacatcgaggcTGTAAAGGTAAAGCTGAGCAAGGAAGACCTGGAAGAAATCTCAGCTGCTTTCCCTGCTAGCGAGGTGGCTGGGTCCAGGATCATTGGAATCCTGGAGCCTTATTCTTGGAGGGTTGCAAACACTCCACCTCTAAAGTAG